The genomic stretch AACTACCCAATCCTCTAAAGGAAATAAAATAAGACACGGTTATAGTTACATGTGACTACAACTGTAAGCCCAATCTTTCCACATCCTCTTAAGGAAATATAAGAAGACACGGTTATGGTTACAATTGTGACTACAGCTGTAAATCCGATCTTTCAACACCTCTCCTGACGCTGAGTTGTAAATACCAATCATACCTAGTTTAGATTTCAAATCTTGAAAATTTATCGTTGGAAGAGCATGGTGAGAATATCCGTTGTTTGAGAGGCAGTTGGAACATGTACCAATGAGATTATTCTTTCTTCTCTCTTATAAAATTTCTGTGAATTTTTACTTGTTTTGTGTGATCATGATGAATAGATTCTATGAAATATTAATAGCTGCTAAATTGTCACAAAATATATTCATGGGTTCTTCTAAAGGAATTTGTAGTTCTTGAAGGCTGTCTTAGACCATACTCCTTCATGTATTCCTTGAGTCATAGCTCTATATTCTACTTTAGCATTGCTCCTAGCTACAAAagattgtttcttgctttgtcATGTAAGTAGGTTCCCCTACGCATGCAATATCCCGAAGTTGATCTTCACAATTAAAGATCTTGTCTAGTAAGCATCATAAAACATCTTCACACTTTTTGTTGTTAAGTCTTTCTAAAGTACAATCCTCTTTCTGAAGTCATTTTTAGATATCTTAGCATATGATACTCAGCCTCCAagtgttattcaattgatttgtTCATAAATTGACTAATAACGTTGAGAATAACCTCTTTtgcttaaaaaaataataaataaattagacACGCAAATCAGATCTTTCCACAGGCATGTTCTTTTTTACTTTCACACAATTACTTCTCAAATGTATGGTTATCTAACTACTGTTTGTCAAACAGACATGAATTCTACCAGAAGCCAGATGAAGTGGTTGTGACAATATTTGCAAAAGGCATACCAGCAAAAAATGTTGCTGTAGAGTTTGGTGAACAGATTGTACGTCATTTTGATCCTCTAAAAGTCAAATGATTTTTTAAATGTTCCCTGAAATGATGATCTAGTTACTGACATTTTGCTTTGCAGCTGAGTGTTACCATAGAAATTCCTGGAGAAGATGCTTATCATTTCCAAACTCGATTGTTTGGGAAGGTATTACATTTGCttggttatttatatatatatatatatatctaaaaatatacatatatacaaatttCTATTTTAGAAGTGATGGAATACACACATTGTTAAATGAAATTGCTCTTAAACGTTTCTTCCGAAAATGGAGAACTACAAGGATAAATTTTAAAATGGGTCCACCCTTGAAGTTGCAATTGATTATTCATTTAAAGATAACTTATTGTCAGGACTCTAATTTAAATGTAAATAAAATCCTATTGTGCTCAACTTCGCCATTTTTTTTCCTGatatagatatataaatatacatcAACTGTAAAAACAGATCATACCAGATAAGTGCAGATATCAGGTGTTGTCAACTAAAGTCGAAATTCGTCTTTCTAAAGCTGAAGCTATACACTGGGCATCGCTTGAATATAGCGAAGAGGTTACGGTTCTACAAAGAATTAATGTATCATCTGGTAAGCTGATCACTCATTTCTCTTCATTATTTACCTTTTTTATTTGCTGTTCTGGAGTGTATAGGTACGATCATCTCATAATAATAGTGAAAATTTAAAGTGTTTAGGTTTCAATTTCAAGTTCATTTTTCTTGTATTGCTGATCTGCTTTCGAAGAAATGGATCGGCATTACATATTTGTTTAGTCTCTAACTTAAGTAATATCCATGAATTTGTAGGATCTCACAAACCTGTGTACCCATCGTCAAAGCCAAGATCAAGAGACTGGGATAAACTAGAAGCTCAAGTGAAGAAAGAGGTAACCCAGCAATGAAGTTGTTCTTTCTGTCTTGCTTGTCAATCACAAAATATTGGGAGGAAATTCAGTTCTGTACCATTTCTCAATAAGATTTTCAGTGACTGATCGATTCAATGTCTAAATGTCAGGAAAAAGAAGAGAAGTTAGATGGTGATGCAGCTTTGAACAAGCTATTCCGTGACATATACAAAGATGCTGATGAGGATACGAGGAGAGCTATGGCCAAATCCTTTGTAAGATATCTTTGTTATTTGTTTCAAGAGACCTCTAATGCTATTTTCTCagtttatttttcttgtgcagattCAGTAGAAAATAAAACGATTTATTTTTTTTGCTTGGCTCATATTGTGGAAGTCGGAAGACAAGACACCATTTCTAGTTTCTTCTGAACCGCTAAAAAAATGGTGATATTAATTCTCTCTTTGGATTCATTTTTTCCAATTGTGTCATTTGTAGGTCGAGTCAAATGGAACAGTGTTGTCAACAGATTGGAAAGACGTGGGAAAAAAGAAAGTTGAGAGTAGCCCCCCTAGCGGTATGGATTTGAAGAAATGGGAGTCGTAGATCATTGTGCACCAAAGCAGTAACCACATTTGATTAGCCTATTAGACAGTAGTTTTTGGCCCCTGTTGTGCTATGAGTTGGTTATAATGGAATGGTGATTTAAGCTACATTATCGATGCATTCAAattatgtgttttttttcaagtattttttagTTGTCTTAACTGAACCACACAACATTCAAATACAAGTATACAATTTACAATCATTAGACAGCCTAACCAATACATTATTATTTGCTTGTACTGTTTATTATGATTGAATTGTGGTTCAAGGGCACTCTCCTTAATCCAAGTTTGAGATGGAACGAGACCCCATCGGCAGGAAagattttatttatgtattttttacTCTCTTCCGGCCTTACCTTTCAATGAAGGGTTATGTTCTTTCTCTATGAGAGAAAGCTCTTTTCAGATTACTATCACTTCTATTCTTTCTACAGTTGTGGTGTTTAATTAGATACGATTCCAACTGAAGATTTTAGATTTGTGGAAGTAATTACACAATCCCTCATAGGGATTATTATCTTAAGCAGATTTTTTTGGTgtgattagttttatttttactTGCATTGCCTCATTCTATTCAGTCATGTCTTCATTGCCGGGTTCTCTCCCTAGTTTCAGCATTCATTGCTAACTTTATTTCCAACTTGTTTTGAGTCTTCATTGCTGACTTGTTTCCAACTCTCCAGCCCTCATTTCTTATTTTCACCCTTTCTTGGCTGATTACACTTCTCTATTTTATTTGAAGTTTTTCGAATTTGTTAGTGCATCTTTAGGAAGTTCCCCTACTATTTTTCTTTGAGTTTCTGTCCCAGAAATCTTTGTTCATAAATTATATTTGTCTTCTTTATCCATCTCATCATTTCTGAAACCTCCAACACTTTCGAGGCTAAGTAAAGGACAGTCTCAATACAATTTCAGAGCACTCAACATGAGACTTGCAGAATGTTCAACCATGTTATCACTTGAAAAACAAAACTTCCCAAAGGGGTCTCAATTTGTTCAAACTTTTCTCAAGCGAATAGGCCAATCGAGAAGAGTTATCTCTTTGGAGAGGGTCCGAAACCTAGAGATTTGAAGAATAAGTCCTGGGATGGGATGGATCTGATTCTATGATAATGCTATGGATATGGAACTCAATGACACTTGAAGAAAGTCACGCCTGCATGCTTTTGGAGACATAGAAATTACAGAGAATTTCGCTGACAAATGTATTTTCCTCTGTTCAGGTTTATGATATTAAGACTGAGTTAACCAGGTACTTCATAAAGAAAAAACTAGATTGTGGGTTAATCTGCACACCCAATGTACAATTTTCTGTGGTCCATAAGTAGGCTTTTCTTCTTGCTGTGGTAGGATTTGTGTAAAATTTTCTTTGGTTCAAAAGTTAGCTTTCTTTGCAGTTTCTTGTTGTGATAGGATTTGGAGCATTTCTTCTCCAATCTTTATCTCTAGTATTGTATTGGGTAACCGCATTGCTTAATAAAGTTATTATGCTAAGTAATATTGTTCCTCTCTTGAGCTTTATCTCATTAAGTTCTGCTCTTGGAAGAAAAAAAAGACGATTTCCCACAGAAAACAATATCAAGTGATGGTacaattttgaattttctttgaaCAAGTGATTTTTGTCAAATCAACTACCTATTACATACTATATAACCAAGAAAATATTTATCATGAAATCAATTTCATCAAACGTAAAGGGTGACGAGTGTATACAGAGCTTGAAATAGATATAAAAGCGATTATAATATTCATTTTGATTCATTTATATACATTtcattctaaaaataaatattcaaCAGCTTCGGACACTGCACAACTAGACAACCGGATTCTGCCCTGCATATTTGACAAAATAACACTAGGCACAAAACTCGGCAGAGGAGAGTAGGGACATAGCAACACCGATGAGGTACAAAATTTTCCATGCCATTTATATACACAGCCTTGCATGTGAATAATTTCTTATTTCCAAAATCCTCAGAACGGCATTTCAATTGGTATGATTATTCGGCTGAGGTGCTCGAGTGTTTCTGCTGTCGGCAAGAAGAACCTGCAGTTAAGGAGGTATCATTTGTGGTGAAGTGGCTGGGACTGATGGCGGTGTTGCAGCTTGAGACGGTTATGGTGATTGAGTAGGCCGACTCATGAACTGATTAAGTGCAGACAAATACGCCTGACCTGAAAGGCTTCTACGCATTCGACCTGTTGGACGCCAATTCTGCTCAGATGCCAAATCCACCAAGCTATCAGCCCTTGAGTCTGCTTGTACCACCCCTCCCATAGGTGGTAAGGACAGCCCTTGTCTGAATGTTTGAGTTTGACCCGAAGGAGATTGTATAGCTTCATGTGCAGCTATCTGAGCAGCAAAACCCATCCTGGCTCGTTGATTGGGACTTACTGGTGATGCCTGGAGAGTTGCCAGTTGAGAAACTCCCTGCTGGGGGACTGGGCTTCGTGACAGATGTGGAGGTCGAATTGCATGTGAAGACTGGCCCATGGCCTGTGATATCCTTCCATTATTAAAAGTTGCCTGTTGGTGTGGATTTTGAAAATCTGAAAGTGTGGATAACCAATGAGCATTTGGGAGTTGACCTGAAAATGAACGATCTTGACAATTCTGGTTGTGGATGGGAAAAAAACAAAGGTtagaattacaaatatgcctttcaCAAGAAGGTTTTCCATAAAATGAATTATCCAAAAATCAACCATGCTGGAAACATTTTACAACCATTTTTATAGTGCAAGCTTTTTCACAGGTGGTTCTGGTAGTGTCTACCAGAGTAAATTACAATCAAAATCAATTTGCAGAAAAACGGATATCCTTAAGGTCTAACCTGTGTTACCAAGGAAGGTTGCGACAAAGATGAGGCAACACTGGATGCTTGAGGCTGGTTTATAAGGGATCGAAAAAAATGTTGCTGTCTTTCCAAATCACTGTAAACATTGTTAAAATCTGTAGGTGATAAATCACCCTGAGAAGCCACAGCAGAAGTATTGGGAGTTGAGGAATTCAAATTATGTCTTAATCTTTGTTGTGGAGTTTGTGGTGCCTGGGACTGTGCTGGGAGGGGCTGAATTGCAATTGGCGTCCTCCTGCTTACCATTCGGGAAATTGTTGGCAATCTCCCATACTCATTAGCATTTGAGTTCGCAGACTGCACCTGTTGTAACTGCGAAATATTTGGGGAAGAAAACTGACTCTGAGTTGCGAGATTAGTATTTACACGACCACCAGCTTCATGAGTAAGTACAGGAGAAACATCAGCCAAGTGAGGGGTCTGCACAATAGTTGCAGGAGTAGACTGAGGAACTCCACCAAACAAGGCTTCTGACCAATCTGCGGTCGACAAGTCAGGAGAATCGAAGAGAGCAGACCAATCCGTATCCTCTACTTGAGCACCAACATTTTGATTTCTTATATTGCGCAAATCAGGCAGAGAACTTAGATCAGCCTTGGAAGGATTCATGTCATCAATGTCACAAACATTGATATCCATTTCATCATCATCGTCACCAGTGAGATCCAGAATACTAGGAACACCATTTGGGATGGCAGTAGACTCTTGCAGCTCAGACGTTTCCTTCAGACAACCAAGGTTTGTATCATGAGCCTTATCTGAATGATCATTTTCCAGGACTGCCTTCCATGTCCCGTCTGTAGAAATAATAACATCAGCAACATCCTTCCCCACCTCTTTCAAGACCTGAGAGAAAACATCAGAAATCTACACAACAAAaaaaccaacaacaaaacccatagGGAACAAATGTCTAgccacttgccttgaccatataTTGATCTATACGAATATCTGAGTAGCAAATATGCTGATTACAGTGAGGGCAGCGCCAAGATGGTCTtcttgaatttatattaatgaaGTTACTGAAGTCGAAACACTGCATATCATAGATAATAAGAAGACAAGAGATAAGAAACTCCAAAATCACCTCAAGAATGTCAAATTACTAATTTTGCAggtcataaaaataaaactacGCAGTCCCTGCACCCAAAAGAAAAGGAGTGCATGGAATACCACCGAGTTGTTCATTTTTCATGAGAAAAAAAGTTAAGAGCAAATTATCCATTGCTTCTGCCATTAGATTGGAAAATGTATCAATAAAAGAAAgataagttattttttttttttttacgattTGCCAATCCTGTTTCTCCACTCTGTACCTAGACCTATACATAATTTAACATGGGTTTTTAATCCCTgcgttttgtctcattacctatttggaccatgtgttttgtaaaatggttcaaatatagaaccataaacttaattttttattgaaaaaaaattgaatgtgCAGAATGattgtaattttgtttaaaattgttagttttgtgaattatttgtcatTTTAGTTCAAagactttgaccaaaatcgaatTAAGGGATTTACATTTTACAAAACACgaagtccaaaaagtaatttgtcaaaacacagggtccaaacaagtaatgggacaaaacatagggtccaaaaaggtataaacccattTAACATCAATAATTCTGATTTCATTTAATTAACGTACAACTAGATACTTGTAATTATTTTACATAATAAATCTTCAATTGTTAAAACACAATTATATGTAGAACATTTtagaaaaacacactttcagGCCCAAAGACAATTAACTGAAAGTCCTCTAGTCAGTCACAGAAGCAAaacaaattaataattataatgcATTTACAATGTCTTATAGCTATTTCTTTTGGAATCAATGAGCACCAatctaaaaaatttaaattatataaagaTCTCTTGCACGTATACGTGCGTGCACATATGTACTTTTCAAACACTCACCTGAAGATGTTTGCATGAATGTCCTTTGACTGGAGTTCTAATACGGGTATAACTATTTGCGAATCAAAGCCATATGAATTAACAGATTATCAGTTCTATTAGATTGAAAAAGAACAATGCAAGAACATGATATAATATGGATCTGAAATTTAACATTAAATACTAGACTATAACAGATCATTAACAAAAAGAAGATTTGAGGGCTAATAAATTAAATTTGTGAGCAACAATATAGAATGATCTACCTTATTGGACAATTCAGTGATATTCGGGATGGCCCTTCAATCAGATCAAGATCTTTAGAAAATATACAACAGTTAGCTCCAAGAATTCATAAATATAAAcaggaaattttaaaaaaaatggaaagagTGATTAAATTCAAAGATACAAATTgtctacaaaagaaaaaaaacacaacCAAAACTATCCAACAAATAATAAGATATGATCTTCCCTATGGGATTTTTAAATTAATTGAGTAGGACACatctacatacatacatatctgcatgtatatatatgtatatatcatcCTATCGTTGAAAGGATCTAATATTGTGGATAGAGGTGGCAATTCAGGTCACGACATGATGACAGGATACAACATGAAAATAAATAGGTTTGTTTGGGTAACACGTTTAATAATTGTGTCGGTTCGTGTTTAACTTttcgacacgtttaataatcgtgtcgtgttcatgtttaccttaatcgtgtcatgTCATAATCATGCTGACATGTTTAACAATTGTATCGTGTCATGATAACACAAATAATTATCATAGgtttcataattttttatacAGTTATAACTAATTGTGTTGATTTCATGTTGTATCATGACACATTAATTGTGTTGTCTTGTTGTGTGACCTGCTAAAATAATCGTGTCGTATTCGTTTTCATGTTCATGTTttcgacacgtttaataatcgtatcTTGTTTGTGTTTATCTTAATTGTGTCGTGTCGACGCGAATAAACCATGTTTACACGAATTGTCAGCCTTAATTGTGGACGAGTCAAAAGATCTAAACTACATGGTCAATCTCGAAAGCTCATTATGTTGTGTTGTTGATGAGATGTATATTGATAAGAATATTTAACATTTCTACTATCTATTAAACCCATTAACCTTGGCCATATTGTAAGGTAGGTTGAGAAAGTACATCATTATCGTTACTATTATTATATGGAATAGTACTAGTTATGTGGGAGTAGTGATAATAATAATCTTGATTAGTAGCAGTAACCTTAATAAGGTGATTTATAAGTATCGAATTGATGATCATGAGTAGAAGTAGCAATAGTATTATTACTAGATGTTCCTCGCGCTTGAATTGTTTTTGGGAAGATAAGGTAAGCTTTCCTTCCATAGAATGGGAAAGCAGCCTTGTCATAAGCAAGAGCGACTCCCTCTGCTGAGTCAAAAGT from Humulus lupulus chromosome 5, drHumLupu1.1, whole genome shotgun sequence encodes the following:
- the LOC133778504 gene encoding protein SGT1 homolog A-like → MATNLAEKAREAFVDDNFELAVDLYNQSIKLCPENADLFAERAQANIKLSNFTEAVGDANKAIELDRSIVKAYLRKGIACLKLEEYHTAKAALEVGASLAQSDSRFTKLIIECDQRIAEESMVLNKHSTPNGQASTAHVSVESLADSKEGSSLLNQIDMTSKPKYRHEFYQKPDEVVVTIFAKGIPAKNVAVEFGEQILSVTIEIPGEDAYHFQTRLFGKIIPDKCRYQVLSTKVEIRLSKAEAIHWASLEYSEEVTVLQRINVSSGSHKPVYPSSKPRSRDWDKLEAQVKKEEKEEKLDGDAALNKLFRDIYKDADEDTRRAMAKSFVESNGTVLSTDWKDVGKKKVESSPPSGMDLKKWES
- the LOC133778503 gene encoding E4 SUMO-protein ligase PIAL2-like translates to MNSKNGNSDRLSVVMDWLATILKPGQRVDSGELFFLCLSLARGIDFAVANSEKTTRSHDLSTLVKQICEQKSYISLQAMIMVVMISVKNACKVGWFSEKETNELYTLANEIGMNFCSPGDINTAPSCLDSTVATVMTRFYPQLKIGHILVSLDVKPGYGIYAIDFQILKNNAQSQEEKIHLFVAQVDNVETSACIITPQQVNFIVNGRGVKKRTNVYMDAGPQMPTNVTPLMKYGTNLLQAVGQFNGHYVIVVVFMRETKLCDIPVLSDYVQALADGFDSDLDLIEGPSRISLNCPISYTRIRTPVKGHSCKHLQCFDFSNFININSRRPSWRCPHCNQHICYSDIRIDQYMVKVLKEVGKDVADVIISTDGTWKAVLENDHSDKAHDTNLGCLKETSELQESTAIPNGVPSILDLTGDDDDEMDINVCDIDDMNPSKADLSSLPDLRNIRNQNVGAQVEDTDWSALFDSPDLSTADWSEALFGGVPQSTPATIVQTPHLADVSPVLTHEAGGRVNTNLATQSQFSSPNISQLQQVQSANSNANEYGRLPTISRMVSRRTPIAIQPLPAQSQAPQTPQQRLRHNLNSSTPNTSAVASQGDLSPTDFNNVYSDLERQQHFFRSLINQPQASSVASSLSQPSLVTQNCQDRSFSGQLPNAHWLSTLSDFQNPHQQATFNNGRISQAMGQSSHAIRPPHLSRSPVPQQGVSQLATLQASPVSPNQRARMGFAAQIAAHEAIQSPSGQTQTFRQGLSLPPMGGVVQADSRADSLVDLASEQNWRPTGRMRRSLSGQAYLSALNQFMSRPTQSP